A window of Heteronotia binoei isolate CCM8104 ecotype False Entrance Well chromosome 17, APGP_CSIRO_Hbin_v1, whole genome shotgun sequence genomic DNA:
cacttgcagctgctggaatggccttgggtctgtcatagttctggcagaggttgtcctactGGCTCCTAACACTCCAGGAATTTTGCACGTTAGATAAAGTATCAGACTCAAACCTGTGCTCAAACTCCCATGATCGTTCTTCTCATTTTGAAACCATTTGGTTTCCCTTTTTAGAAAGCTCGGCATCTTACGAGGAATATAAAAATTATTTGGGTGTAAAAGATGCAATTTATTGAAATATACTTATAGGCTGAAAATATCGTCAAGGTCAGTTGCGTGGACAGAATTGTAATGTTATTTGCAACATTGTATTGCAGGTTTATTTAATAAAAAGGTtttgaaaagggggaaaaaaagcaaaTAGAGCTGCCAGGTCCGATGGGGGAATGAGaagctggggttgccagatccaggttgggaaattcctggagatttggggatggatcctggggagggtcagtgccacagagtccaccctccaaagcatccattttctacaAAGGAACTCATGTCTGTAGTCTGAAGGTggcctgtaattccaggggacccccaggtcccacctggaagatggcatcCCTACAAAGTGAAACAGGAAGCTACAGTTTTGAGAAGCTAGGCACAGTTTTCAGGTTGCCCCCTTCACAGACCAGTGTGCCCAGCACAGTTTGGGAGAAGGAAGCCAGGGTgattaaaccaggggtggaattccagcaggagctcctttgcatattaagccacacacccctgacgtagccgatcctccaagagcttacaaaaaaaagccttgtaagctcttggaggattgcctccatcaggggtgtgtggcctaatatgcaaaggagctcctgctagaattccacccccgcatGAAAGCATTTACAGTGTGCATCGATGCCCTTTGTCCACACTCATTCTGGGTTTTTGCTTCCCAGGGAACGAGAGCGCCATGGTTCCGAATGGGGTGGAATGTTACAGCTGCAACGGCGACGAGTGTTCAACGGACAATGCTACCATCGTCAAGTGCTACAATTCTTTCCGGGGCTGTTTCCATGGCAACATCACTATGAGAGCCGGTAAGATGACCACCAATCCTTTAGGCAAGCTTGGGTTCAGATCCTCCTTGAGGCTTGATAAAGTTTGGCAGGAAAAAGAATGCCGGAGTTTGCAGTTGGTATGAACCATGTAAGGGACCTACTGGAAACAGAGTCCCCCTAGGGCTGCTAAACTCCCACTTGGGATGGGGAATTCCCCAGTCTGGGGGCCCCTAATCCACCAGCGGGGCACCAGGAGATTCCCTCCCCTAAAGATCTCCATGTGACATGCCCAACGTGATGACgtcaaccagaagtgacattatcacaccagGCACGTCGTGTGGGGGACATTCTAGCATtcagggtaaaaactctatggcaccatagaggacTCCCCTGCCACAaccaaggtaggacttggcaaccctaagttctcCCCTATATTCTCTTAGAAGCTCCTTGATtaacaaatcttgagcagcagaaataTTTCATTCCTCATCTTTTGGACACAAAGGCTAACAGAACTGGAACAAATTTTGCGACTGCCAGAGTGATCTGAGGAGAGTTTTCACGGTGTAAAGGGAAGACTGAACAATTCATAGCTTAATATAATGATCCCTTATATTCtcaacagccccgtggcgcagagtggtaaaagctgcagtcctgcagtcctaagctctgctcaggacctgagttcgattccggcggaagctggattcaggttgccagctcaaggttgactcaggcttccatccttctgaagttggtcaaatgagtccccagtttgctgggaggaaagtgtagatgactgaggaaaggcaatggcaaaccaccccataaaaaagtctgccgtgaaaacatcgtgatgcaacgtcacccctgagtaagaaacgaccggtgcttgcccaggggacctttcctttccttatattCTAAAAAACCTGCATCCAAGCAAAACATTAAAAGATGCAGCAATCCTATTAAGACCCCAAGGACAAATTCTATTAGAATAAGGCCTATTCAGGAATATCTCCTGTAGAACCACTGAGGTTATAGTAGTCAATTTGCAAATAAGAAAGCTCTGCAGGAACATGGGATAGTAAAATAGTACATGTAGGGGGAGTAAAGattttatttggggaggggggagatcaaAAGACAGGTGTAAGCAAACATAGCAGGGCTCTGAAGATCAAGCTGCTGTAATCAGTTCCTAGGACTCACTTTTTGATCAAAGAAAATGTTTTGGATTTGCCCATATCAGAGATATGAATAGCTGACATTCGAACTGAGTTGTCGTCCAGGGCTTTCGTCCATTTGTGGGAACAGAGAAACCGATTTCCCTCTAGCCTCATGCCGCCCTCACTCTCCTCCTCATTCCACTTCTTTTGTGAAGCAaacgagatcctctaaaaaccagtttctgtttgccgcatgaaaaaggcgaagctaggtgcagcctcggggcagatagttcgaaatcagacagaagctccgcagagaagaggagtgtgagagcagcataagagtagtgggaaatcagtcagtcagAGGATAGCtgtaattagggatgccagcctccaggtggtacttgagtgtcccctggaattgcagctcatctccagactacagagatcagttcccttggagaaaatggatgctttggagagtggattattctctctaggcttgccaatccccaggtcccagcgggggttcttccgctttcccaggctcctccccacccccagtcagctggccgacaggggggaagccccgcccccatgtgcctttccacctccgaaggcttcagtctccaattgaaaggcttcctcttgggatggggtgtctgtgttacttggaagaagttggcagcaactcatgagtagagaggccaatccctcgcttcagagtcgccagaaacagggtgggggagggaaatgtctgctgagcacttcattattccctatgtggagatcgattctcatagggtataataggggatctggaggtttcggggcctctgggggagctgtttttttgtggtagaggcaccaaattttcagtatagtatctagtgcctctccccaaagtacccccaaagtttcaaaatgattggaccagggggtctaattctatgagcccccaaaagaaggtgtccctatccttcattatttcctgtggaaggaaggcattttaaaaggtgtgctgttcctttaaatgtgatggccaggactcccttggagttcaattatgcttgtcaaacccttgttcctggctccgcccccaatgtctcctggctccacccccaaagtctcctgactccaccccaaagtcccaagatattacttgaattggacttggcaaccataattcTCTCCCCTGTCCTCCCcgggctccattcccaaatctccagaagtttcccaacatggatctggcaaccctagctgtttggtttgcagtagaacagtgAGATTCGTGTCCAGTAGACCCCCCCATGATGTCtgtaaaaaagagccttgtaagctctaggacaggggtgtaaATCGCATTTgttatgagtagggttgccaagtccaattcaagaaatatctggggactttgggggtggagcccggagactttgggggtggagccaggagacattggggcagagccaaaagcaagggtgtgacaagcataattgaacttcaagggagttctggccatcacatttaaagggactgcacatctttttaaatgccttccttccataggaaataatgaaggataggggcaccttcttttggggctcgtagaattggaccccctggtccaatctttttgaaacttgggaggtattttggggagaggcactagatgctatactggaaatctggtgcctttatctaaaaaaacagcccctcccagagcccctgatacccgcggatcaattccccatcattccctatgggaatcgttcatggaggtgcatgatggttgtgggggcggggcttcccccgcagaccagctagctgggggagggaggaagcctgtaaaactgggggatccccctttgggacctggggattgggaagcctagttatgAGGACCGAATCTGACCAAAATTagaccatgttgggccgggccatgtgtgtcataaaatgtaatgccaggagcagagatataaactttataaggcaCACTGACagacacaaaggttttttaaaacttaaagcatgcttaaaacattggcattcataggtcttaaaggtgctttctttgtatttcatccctgggatccagggagctgggcaaaggaagctgtggcttcttccttccccaggggacaaggagggagaggagcctcagccaacagaaggaagagaggcttggctgagtCGCTCTgctttggggctgagagagcctggcaaagcaagctctccctcccccccttcctccccaggggaggagcctcagacaacaggagaatatagaggctttgctctgtagctcctgtgcaactgagcaagcctgtcaaagcaagctgtgatgcagaaggatgcaagagagagggagaaggaagcagatgacagcgaggtgctcgggggcctgatagaagccctctgggggcctgattcggtccccgggctgcatgtttgacaccgctgctctaggaggattggctacatcagaagtgtgtggcctaatatgcaaaggagctcctgctagagttccacccctggtcttgggGAACGAGACTATCCAGTCTCAGAATCAAATCAACGCAGGATAATGCTTGGAAGAACTGAGGTGATTTTGGGCATTCACAAAGGCAGTCATGTGATTGGttaggggagaggctgtggccaagcggtagagcacctgcttggcacacAGGCTATCtaaggctcaatccccggcatctccagttaaaagggattAGGTGGTAGGTGACAAGAAAGGATTTTAGCTGAGCCCCTgttgagcagctgccagtctgagtagccaatactgttcttgatggaccaatggcctgattcagtttAAGGAAGCTTCATGTTAATACTCATGTATGGTTGTCCATTGTATACACACTAAGAGGCTGGATACTATGAGTCCATTCTGCTAATGGCAGCACTTTTGCTGATGCACTGGGGAAACATCATTAGTGGGTCTATAGGACCTGGTCCATAATACGTCACTCAATTCTTCAAACCCTTGTCTCAAGCTGGTCAATCTgcatttcttcatttttttaaaagtaatttatcaATTGTGCATGTATCCTGCTCTTCCCCAAAGAATTCAGGAAGGTTAGTATCAAGGTTGTCCTGTTTTATCCTTGAAGCAACCTTAATTTGAGAGTCAGTGGTAGCTTTATACAAGGTGGGGCACCCCTTCATCCCAAACGAAGCCAGGGATTTTGGTCTATCAATGATTCAATAATCTAGACTTGAGGAATGAGCCTATGCTGTCTTTCGGGTCTGCCTGAAGTCTGCTTTATTATATGGGTTGGGAAGGAGATGTAGCAATTGGAGATGAATATCATTTGTGTAGGGACTTCTCTTGAAAGTCCCAAAATAGCCACTGCATAAGTGTGTGGGACAGGGTGAGAATATCTTCGTGACATCCagggctatttttaaaaaagcaggaatgcacaggaactcagttccggctggcttggtgtcaaggggtgtggcctagtatgtaaatgagttcctgctgggctttttctatagacAATCCCTGTGTGGaatgatggtgacatcagggggtgtggcctaatatgcaaatgagttcctgctgggctgtttctaccaaaaaagccctggtgacatcaTAGATGCTAGCATGTTGGCACTGCCTTCCACTAGCTTTGGCTAACATCTTGAAGAACCATCTCCCCCACCTTCCATCCCGAATCAAGAGGTCAAGCAGTGTGAAGAGGAAAGGCACAAATGGAGCAAATTAAGTTAAAACACTTCCAAATAACCCCCTCCGTTCTCCAGTTTTTCAATCCctctttttaaatattttccaGGCAAGTTTTCATTGACCAGGCCCATCAAGGGTTGTGTTCAGGATGAAGAGTGCACCAAGGTCACAAGAGGAAGTCCAGCCATCACGCTCATGGGTTCCTGTTGCTCTGGCAACCTCTGCAACGTCGACCTTTCCAACAAAACTCACTTTGCTCCCAAGATTCCACGCCTTGCGGTCCTGCCCGATCAAAGCAGCAACGTCACCACTGAAGAAGCTACCCCAGGATACACTCTGGACAGTTTGCCAGCTCCTAGTGATGCCAACAAAGGAACCCTCTCCGTCACTGGGACCTCAACACCGGTCAATCCCAACAACCATAACCACGACCACGACCATGACCACGAGCATGACCACGACCACGACCATGACGTCAATGATGAAGCAGACTTCTCAGGCAGAAATGGGTATTTTATCAATGCTGTAAAAGTCGAGGAGCGTAAGCACCAAGATCAGGTGCCATATAGTGGAACTGGTGTGAATGGCTTAGGGGCATCGCTTTTGCTGATCTTGCTACTAACTGGGTTGTTTATGTAAGGGGAACACCAAGGAAATCATTCCTAGTGAGAATTACAGCTAAACCAATATATAGATGctagttccttttttttttaacccactatattttatctgtgctggtACTTGAGGATCAAAGGAACTGATAGCCCCACATGATACGGCAGAACTTATCAAACAGAACAATGAACTAAAAATCCATTGTTGCAAAATAGTAAAGTCCTAACAACTTTACCTTGTGAAGAACTTTTGGAAAATTACTTGCAAACATTTGCCTACAATCAGATCTGTTTTAGAACTGAAACAAAATGTTCTGACCATCTGGTGAACTTTCAAAGCTTTTGATACTTGGTTTGTGATCCTGAAATTTAACATTAGAATTTTGGAATCAAAATAGGAAACGGAACTATTTTGTTTTTTAGTGTCTTCTAAAGGCGAATGTTTCCTGGTTAAGTGAATGGATAAAGTGAATTGAAAATTCGCTAATTCGGTCATGAGTTTTCTTTCGAATGTTTTCAAATATCATTTGTAACTGAATGTCACCTCTTAAATGCCATCAAATATGGACTTGTTTCCCAAGGGAATTGAAAATGCAGTTGCTTTTCAACTGTTTTTGTAAATAGTTTCAGATTCTACTGTTGCCAAGATCAGAAATATCGGGGAGAATAAAATAAAAGTTATTTATCTTGGCTAAAAAAAGTAGTCTGTCTATTTCTTTCCATTATTATTTCTTGTTGCAGTGAGGTatttgactctctctctctctctcttggcttgacttcgcgaacgaagatttaggaagggtgcaagtagtccacgtctgctgcaggctcgctggtggctgacaagaccaattcgggacaggcagatctggccacagtggctgcagggaaaagtctgatttggggttgatgctgtagcagtgcgattcttcctcaatctccttttgtcctcaagaccagctatgcgtgcgttctcaaaggaagagacagcatggtggatggtgtgcctccatgctttgcgatctgaggctaggtcagaccactggtgatggttgatgcgacaggtgccaagggatttcttcaaggagtccttgtacctcttctttggtgcccctctatttcgatggccagtggaaagttcgccatacagagcaatcttgggaaggcggtggttttccatcctagaaatatgccctgcccagcgcagctgcgtcttcaacagcagtgcttcgatgcttgtaacctccgccctcttgaggacttcagtgttggtcacaaagtcactccagtggatgttgaggatggtgcgaaggcagcgctgatgaaagtgctcaaggagtcgcaggggATGActgtataaaacccacgattcggagccgtagatgagggttgtcatcacaaccgctttgtaaacattgatctttgtgccttttttcagatgcttgttgctccacactcttttgtgcagtcggccaaatgcacgatttgcctttgccagtctgttgtcaatctccttgtcgatcttggcatctgaggagatgatgcaccccaggtagctgaactgctggactgtcaaATATCTCAGCTCCAAGAGATATTTGACTAGTAGATGGTAttctgcaattcaagatctagccaagttcttgggcaTTGCAGATGAATCTTTGCAGGGTTCTTGTttttccaagcaacactgtctgcTGGAGCTGAGGTGGTGGTATTTGTTCAGTACTCAGAATGTCCAGGTGTGTCTTGAACTTCCAGACACTGCTTGAaaggctccaatgacaactgaCACAATGGTAACTTTCTTCTCTCAGAGGTGCTCTAATTCTAtttgtaggtcttggtattttgtgatctcctgtttttttcttttctattctgctgtctcctgagATTGAAGTGTCAATAATCCAAAcctatcccccccacacacacactgcaattgtgatatcaggggtATTATGCTCCAGATATTTATCTGTTTGTAAAGTCCCGAGGAATTTTTGTGTAATCATTCTCCACTCTCTTATCTAG
This region includes:
- the LYPD3 gene encoding ly6/PLAUR domain-containing protein 3, translated to MGFHFLFQACVLLGALMFSSKGALALECHSCVDIGDGGCSPENMKKMKCLETTKVCVETVAAVQWSHGNFLIGEKGCGLGIPGQNDKAVDLHGIVAFSQLYQCNSSRCNNKLDLTALQLQGIGNESAMVPNGVECYSCNGDECSTDNATIVKCYNSFRGCFHGNITMRAGKFSLTRPIKGCVQDEECTKVTRGSPAITLMGSCCSGNLCNVDLSNKTHFAPKIPRLAVLPDQSSNVTTEEATPGYTLDSLPAPSDANKGTLSVTGTSTPVNPNNHNHDHDHDHEHDHDHDHDVNDEADFSGRNGYFINAVKVEERKHQDQVPYSGTGVNGLGASLLLILLLTGLFM